The Bos taurus isolate L1 Dominette 01449 registration number 42190680 breed Hereford chromosome 18, ARS-UCD2.0, whole genome shotgun sequence genome has a window encoding:
- the FOXF1 gene encoding forkhead box protein F1 yields MTAEVQPAPRAQPPPPRPPPPPPPPPLPPPPPPPPPGSSAAQSSSGSGGGGSSHPMSSAPEKQQPPHGGGGGGGGGGGGGGAAMDPASSGPSKAKKTNAGIRRPEKPPYSYIALIVMAIQSSPTKRLTLSEIYQFLQSRFPFFRGSYQGWKNSVRHNLSLNECFIKLPKGLGRPGKGHYWTIDPASEFMFEEGSFRRRPRGFRRKCQALKPMYSMMNGLGFNHLPDTYSFQGSAGGLSCPPNSLALEGGLGMMNGHLPGNVDGMALPSHSVPHLPANGGHSYMGSCGGTAAGEYPHHDGSVPASPLLPAAAGGVMEPHAVYSGSAAAWPPSASAALNSSASYIKQQPLSPCNPTANPLSGSLSTHSLDQPYLHQNSHNTPAELQGIPRYHSQSPSMCDRKEFVFSFNTMASSSMHSAGGGSYYHQQVTYQDIKPCVM; encoded by the exons ATGACGGCAGAGGTGCAGCCAGCCCCGCGCGCGCAGCCCCCTCCCCCTcggccccctccccctccccctccccctccccttcctcctcctcctcctcctcctcctcccggcTCGTCGGCCGCGCAGAGCAgcagcggcagcggcggcggcggcagcagccaCCCGATGTCTTCGGCGCCCGAGAAGCAGCAGCCACCgcacggcggcggcggcggcggcggcggcggcggcgggggaggCGGCGCGGCCATGGACCCCGCGTCGTCCGGCCCGTCCAAGGCCAAGAAGACGAACGCCGGCATCCGGCGCCCGGAGAAGCCGCCCTACTCGTACATCGCGCTCATCGTCATGGCCATCCAGAGCTCGCCCACCAAGCGCCTGACGCTCAGCGAGATCTACCAGTTCCTGCAGAGCCGCTTCCCCTTCTTTCGCGGCTCCTACCAGGGCTGGAAGAACTCCGTGCGCCACAACCTCTCGCTCAACGAGTGCTTCATCAAGCTGCCCAAGGGCCTCGGGCGGCCGGGCAAGGGCCACTACTGGACCATCGACCCGGCCAGCGAGTTCATGTTTGAGGAGGGCTCCTTTCGGCGGCGGCCGCGCGGCTTCCGAAGGAAATGCCAGGCGCTCAAGCCCATGTATAGCATGATGAACGGGCTCGGCTTCAACCACCTCCCGGACACCTACAGCTTCCAGGGCTCTGCCGGCGGCCTCTCGTGCCCGCCCAACAGCCTGGCGCTGGAGGGAGGTCTGGGCATGATGAACGGCCACTTGCCGGGCAACGTGGACGGCATGGCTTTGCCCAGCCACTCGGTGCCCCACCTGCCCGCCAACGGCGGCCACTCGTACATGGGCAGCTGCGGAGGCACAGCGGCCGGCGAGTACCCGCACCACGACGGCTCGGTGCCCGCCTCCCCGCTGCTGCCCGCGGCGGCAGGCGGGGTCATGGAGCCCCACGCCGTCTACTCCGGCTCCGCGGCCGCCTGGCCTCCCTCCGCCTCGGCGGCTCTCAACAGCAGCGCCTCCTACATCAAGCAGCAGCCCCTGTCCCCCTGCAACCCCACGGCCAACCCCCTGTCCGGCAGCCTCTCCACGCACTCCCTGGACCAGCCGTATCTGCACCAGAACAGTCACAACACCCCTGCTGAGCTGCAAG GCATCCCGCGGTATCACTCGCAGTCACCCAGCATGTGTGACCGAAAGGAGTTCGTCTTCTCTTTCAACACCATGGCATCCTCGTCCATGCACTCGGCTGGAGGCGGCTCCTACTACCACCAGCAGGTCACCTACCAAGACATCAAGCCCTGTGTCATGTGA